Proteins encoded by one window of Bradyrhizobium sp. B097:
- the trbB gene encoding P-type conjugative transfer ATPase TrbB — protein sequence MLRTALGPAIAGFLEDPSVVEVMLNPDGRLWIDRLSSGLADTGESLSAADGERIVRLVAHYVGAEVHPGSPRISAELPETGERFEGLLPPVVAAPAFAIRKPAIAVFGLDDYIAAGIMNAEQANVLRHAVAARKNILVAGGTSTGKTTLTNALLAEVAKGSDRVVLIEDTRELQCRAPNLVALRTKDGVISLSDLVRSSLRLRPDRIPIGEVRGAEALDLLKAWGTGHPGGIGTIHAGTALGALRRLEQLIQEAVVTVPRALIAETINVIAVLSGRGAQRRLSELASVTDLGPSGDYSLSKIGEQS from the coding sequence ATGCTCCGCACCGCGCTTGGACCTGCGATCGCGGGCTTTTTGGAAGATCCGTCCGTGGTCGAGGTGATGCTTAACCCCGATGGACGACTGTGGATCGACCGGCTATCGAGCGGGCTCGCCGATACGGGCGAGAGCCTGTCCGCGGCAGACGGCGAACGAATTGTCCGGCTGGTGGCACATTATGTGGGTGCCGAGGTTCACCCCGGCTCGCCCCGCATTTCGGCTGAGCTGCCGGAAACCGGCGAACGTTTCGAAGGCCTGTTGCCGCCGGTCGTTGCCGCACCGGCGTTCGCGATCCGTAAACCCGCGATCGCCGTGTTTGGCCTGGACGACTATATCGCTGCCGGCATCATGAACGCGGAGCAGGCGAACGTGCTTCGTCATGCCGTTGCGGCGCGCAAGAACATCCTGGTCGCGGGCGGCACCTCGACCGGCAAAACGACGCTGACGAATGCGCTTCTCGCCGAGGTCGCCAAGGGATCGGATCGCGTTGTCCTCATCGAAGATACGCGCGAGCTTCAGTGCAGGGCGCCCAACCTGGTAGCCTTGCGGACCAAGGACGGCGTGATCTCACTCTCTGACCTGGTTCGCTCTTCGCTTCGCTTGCGCCCCGATCGTATTCCGATCGGAGAGGTCCGCGGAGCCGAGGCGCTCGATCTGCTCAAAGCCTGGGGAACGGGCCATCCCGGCGGCATCGGCACGATCCACGCCGGCACAGCGTTGGGGGCGCTGCGGCGGCTCGAGCAGCTCATCCAGGAGGCCGTGGTCACCGTTCCGCGTGCGCTGATAGCGGAGACCATCAACGTTATCGCCGTGCTTTCCGGCCGTGGTGCCCAACGGCGCCTCAGCGAGCTCGCTTCTGTCACCGACCTTGGACCATCGGGCGACTACAGCCTTTCGAAAATTGGAGAACAGTCATGA
- a CDS encoding MFS transporter translates to MWRLIACAFLPFAAGYYLAYLFRTINTLIAGRLAFDLGLGAAEMGLLTSVYFLVVMAAQIPIGMCLDRFGPRRVQGALLAVAAAGAALFALSTGFLSLLIARAMIGLGSAASLMSGLKIIVLWFPKERMAVINGFMIMLGSFGAVTATAPAEVVLDRFGWRGLFGALAAVTALAAVLIHVVVPERRTRPQPSSKSVSLRTVYSDAWFWRIAPLSATCIGSAWALQSLWAAPWLCDVERLNRARLVNELFLMAVALSFSALGLGVLANWVRHRGKKTEAVLAAVAVMLIGAELVLILHPPWPSLLPWFVVSVAGSATALTYAIIGDYFPTHLVARANGALNVLQFGWAFVVQYGTGLILEHWPLEAGHYPLIAYQVAFGVNMLLQLAALVWFSVPPLGGRKRKAEAPAISLAAGGRSSVEVVVPAADLVLLEGDEHAEW, encoded by the coding sequence ATGTGGAGGCTCATAGCGTGCGCTTTTCTTCCTTTTGCGGCCGGATACTACCTTGCGTACCTGTTCCGAACGATCAACACGCTGATTGCTGGCCGCCTCGCTTTCGATCTTGGGCTTGGCGCTGCCGAGATGGGCTTGCTCACGTCAGTCTATTTCCTAGTGGTTATGGCAGCGCAGATTCCGATCGGTATGTGTCTCGACCGCTTCGGACCGCGACGGGTGCAGGGCGCGCTCTTGGCCGTCGCCGCAGCGGGGGCCGCGCTCTTCGCACTATCGACGGGATTCCTATCGCTTCTCATCGCTCGCGCGATGATCGGACTTGGGAGCGCCGCGTCCCTGATGTCTGGCCTCAAAATCATCGTCCTCTGGTTTCCAAAAGAACGGATGGCCGTGATAAATGGCTTTATGATCATGCTGGGATCGTTCGGGGCGGTCACAGCGACAGCTCCTGCCGAGGTGGTTCTGGACCGTTTCGGCTGGAGGGGGCTGTTCGGAGCGCTCGCAGCCGTGACTGCGCTTGCCGCAGTTTTAATTCATGTCGTGGTTCCTGAACGACGCACAAGGCCACAGCCCAGCAGCAAGTCCGTCAGCCTGAGAACCGTCTATTCGGATGCCTGGTTCTGGCGAATTGCGCCGTTATCGGCGACTTGCATCGGATCGGCCTGGGCACTGCAGTCCTTGTGGGCGGCACCCTGGCTTTGCGATGTGGAACGGCTGAATCGAGCTAGACTCGTCAATGAATTGTTCCTGATGGCGGTCGCTCTGAGTTTCAGTGCATTAGGCCTGGGCGTGCTTGCAAACTGGGTGCGCCATCGCGGTAAGAAGACGGAAGCCGTCCTTGCTGCCGTGGCAGTGATGTTGATTGGAGCCGAGCTTGTGCTGATCCTGCATCCACCCTGGCCGTCGCTGCTGCCATGGTTCGTGGTGTCGGTCGCTGGATCGGCTACGGCTCTGACCTACGCCATCATAGGAGATTATTTCCCGACCCACCTCGTTGCACGCGCGAATGGCGCCCTGAACGTCCTGCAATTTGGCTGGGCATTCGTTGTGCAGTACGGGACGGGACTGATTCTCGAGCATTGGCCTCTTGAGGCTGGGCATTATCCCTTGATTGCCTACCAGGTCGCGTTCGGAGTGAACATGTTGCTGCAGCTTGCAGCGCTCGTCTGGTTTTCCGTCCCGCCGCTTGGTGGCCGGAAACGGAAGGCCGAGGCTCCTGCCATAAGCCTGGCAGCGGGCGGCCGGAGCTCGGTTGAGGTCGTTGTTCCAGCGGCCGATCTCGTCCTGCTGGAGGGGGATGAACATGCTGAGTGGTGA
- a CDS encoding CopG family transcriptional regulator: MKKIQLSIYLDPETFKTLDAFAKHRGQPKSLVAEAAIASFLGPDDSDRREAVIAKRLDRVTRVLERLERNDSITLETVALFIRFWLTSTPALPEHSGPAARAKGAERYDRFVEALGRRLSSGSTVLKEVSVDLHAPEKAE, translated from the coding sequence ATGAAAAAAATCCAGCTCAGCATCTACCTCGACCCAGAGACGTTCAAAACTCTCGATGCGTTCGCAAAGCATCGTGGGCAGCCCAAGTCGCTGGTTGCGGAAGCTGCCATCGCTTCGTTCCTTGGTCCTGATGATTCCGACCGGCGAGAGGCGGTGATCGCAAAACGCCTGGACCGGGTCACGCGGGTTCTTGAGCGACTGGAACGCAATGACAGCATCACGCTTGAGACGGTTGCGCTCTTCATCCGATTCTGGCTGACCTCGACCCCGGCGCTTCCGGAGCATTCGGGCCCGGCCGCACGCGCCAAAGGGGCCGAACGCTATGATCGTTTCGTTGAGGCCCTGGGAAGGCGTCTTTCAAGCGGCTCGACCGTCCTGAAAGAGGTGAGCGTCGATTTGCACGCCCCTGAGAAAGCCGAGTAG
- a CDS encoding conjugal transfer protein TraG has protein sequence MSATKIIWHQVILVCLVVLAFLWAATEWTAWRLAFQPQLGPAWFNLGHWPIYQPTAFFPWWFKFDAYAPIIFLEGGAIAASGGLAAIALAMMLSVLRAHEARNVTTYGSARWADAREVRRAGLLGPDGVILGRFEDSYLRHDGPEHVLCFAPTRSGKGVGLVIPTLLTWPASTIVHDIKGENYQLTSGWRSRIGPVLLFDPTDPASAAYNPLLEIRRGDCEVRDAQNIADILVDPEGALERRNHWEKTSHSLLVGAILHVLYAEADKTLAGVANFLSDPSRSIDVTLNAMLATPHLKTSVHPVVASAARELLNKSENERSGVLSTAMSFLGLYRDPVVAKITARSDWRIRDLVDGVQPVSLYLVVPPSDIVRTKPLMRLILNQIGRRLTESLDGERRGQKLLLMLDEFAALGRLDFFESQLAFMAGYGIRGFLITQSLNQLERAYGQNHAILDNCHVRIAFSTNDERTAKRVSDALGTATELRAMKNYAGHRLSPWLGHLMVSRQETSRQLLTPGEVMQLSPKEAIVMVSGLHPVRATKVRYYEDPQFQQRLLQPPRAQLSSIPARADDWSARSPIAPSTHLLSRRKHGSDDPNGGLRREPELPQHQEIEVKAPVADHEFDADLDEADADDVHAQAVTEPMQRVARTASLDPDDGIDL, from the coding sequence ATGTCCGCAACCAAGATCATTTGGCATCAAGTCATCCTGGTCTGTCTCGTCGTGCTCGCGTTCCTCTGGGCGGCAACCGAATGGACAGCGTGGCGACTTGCCTTTCAGCCACAGCTTGGACCCGCCTGGTTCAACCTTGGGCATTGGCCGATCTACCAGCCGACCGCCTTCTTCCCTTGGTGGTTCAAATTCGATGCTTACGCGCCAATAATATTCCTTGAGGGCGGCGCCATCGCCGCCAGTGGTGGCCTCGCGGCAATCGCACTCGCGATGATGCTCTCCGTTCTGCGCGCACACGAGGCGAGAAACGTCACCACGTACGGCTCGGCACGCTGGGCGGATGCACGCGAGGTGAGGCGGGCCGGACTTTTGGGGCCTGATGGCGTGATACTCGGCCGCTTCGAGGACAGTTATCTGCGGCATGACGGGCCCGAGCACGTGCTCTGCTTTGCCCCCACACGCTCCGGCAAAGGCGTTGGCCTTGTCATACCGACACTTTTGACATGGCCCGCCTCCACAATTGTCCACGACATCAAGGGTGAAAACTACCAGTTGACCTCTGGCTGGCGCTCGCGCATCGGGCCGGTGTTGTTATTCGATCCGACCGATCCAGCCAGTGCCGCATACAACCCCCTTCTCGAAATTCGCCGTGGCGACTGCGAAGTGCGAGACGCTCAGAATATTGCGGATATTCTTGTCGATCCGGAAGGGGCACTCGAACGCCGGAATCATTGGGAAAAGACCAGCCACTCTCTCCTTGTCGGTGCGATCCTGCATGTCCTCTACGCCGAGGCCGACAAGACCCTCGCCGGTGTCGCCAATTTCCTTTCGGATCCATCCCGTTCGATCGACGTCACTCTCAACGCAATGCTGGCGACACCGCATCTTAAAACCAGCGTTCATCCCGTCGTTGCCTCAGCCGCGCGCGAGCTTCTCAACAAGAGCGAGAACGAGCGCTCGGGCGTACTCTCAACCGCGATGAGTTTCCTCGGCCTCTACCGAGATCCCGTGGTCGCGAAAATCACCGCGCGCAGTGACTGGCGAATCCGCGACCTGGTGGACGGTGTGCAGCCCGTCTCACTCTACCTCGTCGTGCCCCCCTCCGACATCGTTCGGACCAAACCGTTGATGCGGCTCATCCTCAATCAGATCGGCCGAAGATTGACCGAGAGCCTGGATGGCGAGCGACGCGGACAAAAGCTTCTGCTGATGTTGGATGAGTTCGCCGCGCTGGGCCGGCTCGACTTCTTTGAGAGCCAGCTGGCCTTCATGGCCGGGTATGGCATCCGCGGCTTCCTCATCACCCAGAGCCTCAATCAGCTCGAACGCGCCTATGGTCAAAATCACGCGATCCTCGACAATTGCCACGTTCGGATCGCCTTCTCGACCAATGATGAGCGCACCGCCAAACGCGTGTCGGATGCGCTCGGGACGGCGACCGAGCTCAGGGCGATGAAAAACTATGCGGGGCACAGATTGAGCCCGTGGCTTGGACATCTGATGGTGAGCCGTCAGGAGACCTCTCGCCAGTTGCTGACGCCGGGCGAGGTCATGCAGCTCTCACCTAAAGAAGCGATTGTGATGGTCTCCGGCTTGCATCCTGTACGCGCCACCAAGGTCCGTTACTATGAGGATCCGCAGTTTCAGCAGCGCCTGTTGCAGCCGCCGCGAGCTCAACTGAGTAGCATTCCCGCACGAGCGGATGATTGGTCAGCCCGCAGCCCAATTGCGCCTTCAACCCATCTCCTGTCGAGGCGCAAGCACGGGAGCGACGACCCGAATGGAGGTCTTCGCCGCGAACCGGAACTGCCTCAGCATCAGGAGATCGAGGTCAAGGCACCTGTCGCCGACCACGAGTTCGATGCCGACCTCGACGAGGCCGATGCTGATGACGTCCATGCCCAAGCCGTGACTGAACCGATGCAGCGCGTGGCAAGGACCGCCAGTCTCGACCCGGATGATGGGATTGACCTCTGA